From a region of the Mucilaginibacter auburnensis genome:
- a CDS encoding ABC transporter substrate-binding protein: MKIKFCLPVILFALIISACNSSKKSDVPVVGFIDYLEDATLSQARVGFTDALKKNGFSEDAKTVKIEYKNAENSLPTLTQIVNYFISEPVDLLATCTTLSTLTSVQKTKAIPIFEMVSPTPERMGVIDATGKAPANLFGAMEDLQYIDTSFNIIPQLLKPKGKKLVIGMIYNQAEPQSEDAMKHIKELSDAAGITLIALPLNTSADAQLVTQSLLSKNIDAFFANPDNTVFAAFETVLKNCNAANVPIFTSEAGLVKRGAVAAFGADIYQWGYQAGEQAAQFLKTGKTDGLKPEMVKLRKRVYNAEAAKKYNIVMPANFEAVK; encoded by the coding sequence ATGAAGATAAAATTCTGCCTCCCTGTTATACTTTTTGCACTTATTATATCTGCCTGTAACTCCTCAAAAAAAAGCGATGTTCCGGTAGTTGGTTTTATTGATTACCTGGAAGATGCAACGCTATCACAAGCCCGTGTTGGGTTTACAGACGCGCTGAAAAAGAACGGCTTTAGCGAAGATGCCAAAACAGTGAAAATTGAATACAAAAACGCCGAGAACAGTTTGCCAACACTCACCCAGATAGTTAATTATTTTATTTCTGAACCGGTTGACCTTTTGGCTACCTGCACTACTTTATCAACCCTTACATCGGTACAAAAAACCAAAGCCATACCCATTTTTGAAATGGTTTCGCCAACGCCTGAGCGTATGGGGGTTATAGATGCCACCGGAAAAGCTCCGGCCAACCTGTTTGGCGCAATGGAAGACCTGCAATACATTGACACATCTTTCAATATCATTCCGCAACTGCTTAAACCTAAAGGTAAAAAGCTGGTTATCGGCATGATCTATAACCAGGCCGAGCCGCAATCAGAAGATGCCATGAAACACATCAAAGAATTGTCTGATGCAGCAGGTATTACCCTCATCGCACTGCCACTAAATACTTCGGCAGATGCGCAACTGGTTACACAATCGTTGTTGAGCAAAAATATTGACGCTTTTTTTGCCAATCCAGATAATACCGTATTTGCAGCTTTTGAAACGGTTTTGAAAAATTGCAACGCGGCTAATGTGCCTATTTTTACCAGCGAAGCCGGTTTGGTTAAACGTGGCGCGGTTGCCGCCTTTGGCGCCGATATTTACCAATGGGGTTACCAGGCGGGAGAGCAGGCCGCGCAGTTTTTAAAAACCGGCAAAACCGATGGTTTGAAACCCGAAATGGTGAAACTGCGCAAACGTGTGTATAACGCCGAGGCTGCCAAAAAATATAACATTGTGATGCCTGCAAATTTTGAAGCTGTAAAATGA
- a CDS encoding ABC transporter permease — MSFYLTALLQGLCFAGLALGIFISMKIFKIPDITTDGSYTLGGAVTAVMLTHKLPFALVLPTVFAAGAVAGAITGFLHTKLKINALLAGILVMTALYSINQLVMGRSDLPLINTPSLYTILFISGDANINTFWILALFVLTIIALIGYLLKTDFGLAMRATGDSETMIRALGVNTDTMKIIGLALANALTAVSGYLMSQLQGFADINMGIGIVIIGLGSVIIAETLISRFQITSVWLSLALVLAGAVAFQLVLAFTLDIGVDAKLLKLVTALFVLLIVSLPRLNFFSKPL; from the coding sequence ATGAGTTTTTACTTAACAGCACTGTTGCAAGGTTTGTGTTTTGCCGGACTGGCGTTGGGTATTTTTATATCCATGAAGATATTTAAGATACCTGATATTACTACTGATGGGAGCTACACACTTGGCGGTGCGGTTACAGCGGTTATGCTGACCCATAAATTGCCATTTGCGCTGGTGTTGCCTACCGTGTTTGCGGCAGGAGCGGTAGCAGGAGCAATAACCGGTTTTTTGCATACCAAGTTGAAAATAAATGCCTTATTGGCGGGCATATTGGTGATGACAGCGCTGTACTCCATTAATCAATTGGTGATGGGGCGCTCAGATCTGCCGTTAATTAATACGCCCTCATTGTATACTATTTTATTTATTAGCGGCGATGCCAACATCAATACCTTCTGGATATTAGCTTTATTTGTGCTGACAATTATAGCGCTGATAGGTTACCTGCTTAAAACAGACTTTGGTTTGGCTATGCGCGCCACCGGCGACAGCGAAACCATGATCAGGGCATTGGGTGTAAATACCGATACCATGAAAATAATTGGTTTAGCTTTAGCTAACGCGCTTACCGCGGTGAGCGGTTATTTAATGAGCCAGCTGCAAGGTTTTGCAGATATTAATATGGGTATAGGCATTGTGATAATAGGCTTAGGCTCTGTAATTATTGCCGAAACTTTAATAAGCCGCTTCCAAATAACATCTGTTTGGCTGAGTTTGGCGTTGGTGCTTGCCGGAGCTGTGGCTTTTCAACTGGTGTTGGCCTTTACGCTAGATATTGGTGTTGATGCCAAATTGCTTAAGCTGGTTACCGCACTGTTTGTGTTACTGATTGTTAGCTTGCCGCGACTGAATTTTTTTAGTAAACCATTATAA
- a CDS encoding NIPSNAP family protein: MKMFYKSCPLVCLAVFAFVTCLFAGVQVQAATRYLYKIKVYHYKTQAQEDRLDAYFKDAYLPAMHRAGVKNVGVFKVIKQDSLDKKIYVFAPYKTFDELESVDQKLTNDKQYVAAGKDYLEAASANTPYARIETIILRAMTGAPEPETPKLTGPKKDRVYELRSYEGATEALHLNKLKMFNDGDEMGIFKRLNFNAVFYGAVVAGSKMPNLMYMTTFNNQQENTDKWKVFMSDPQFSALSKDPQYKGNVSKNERVYLYPTDYSDY, translated from the coding sequence ATGAAAATGTTCTACAAAAGCTGCCCTTTGGTATGCCTTGCTGTATTCGCGTTTGTAACGTGCCTGTTTGCAGGTGTGCAGGTGCAGGCCGCTACACGTTACCTGTACAAAATTAAGGTGTACCATTATAAAACCCAGGCGCAGGAAGACAGGTTAGACGCTTACTTTAAAGATGCTTACCTGCCTGCCATGCATCGTGCCGGTGTGAAAAATGTTGGCGTGTTCAAAGTAATTAAGCAGGATAGCCTCGATAAGAAAATTTACGTTTTTGCTCCGTATAAAACTTTTGATGAGTTAGAATCTGTAGATCAGAAATTAACTAATGATAAGCAATACGTAGCAGCCGGTAAGGATTACCTGGAAGCAGCATCGGCCAACACGCCTTATGCTCGTATTGAGACGATAATTTTACGTGCTATGACAGGTGCACCCGAACCGGAAACTCCAAAATTGACAGGACCTAAAAAAGACCGCGTTTACGAACTGCGCAGCTATGAAGGCGCTACCGAGGCTTTGCATCTTAACAAGCTAAAAATGTTTAATGATGGCGATGAAATGGGCATATTTAAGCGCCTTAACTTTAACGCGGTATTTTACGGAGCGGTTGTAGCAGGCAGCAAAATGCCTAACCTGATGTACATGACCACCTTCAACAATCAGCAGGAGAATACCGATAAATGGAAGGTATTTATGAGCGACCCGCAGTTTTCGGCCTTGAGTAAAGATCCGCAATACAAAGGCAACGTATCAAAAAATGAGCGCGTTTATTTGTATCCTACAGATTACTCGGATTATTGA
- a CDS encoding DUF3943 domain-containing protein produces MTLLRPTAIKANVLKLLFTFSFVLLFADTFAQVVPVLELPAVVDSTKRKRPPIEPPREKHFGRAAASTGLALVTPFLYNKFIAKKDYADINLSTMGRNLKPSAWEWDRDPFQTNQFGHPYHGSLYFNSFRANGYNFYESIPGTVAGTLVWELLAENERPSINDAINTSFGGIVLGEMTYRLSNMIVNNRGRGFKRNASEVLAFVVSPMNGFNRIITGKWGKSTRNTIERDSSKVLADFDLGYRRYNADNRGIYGLYGHMKFLYGTPYQGYRTPFSNIVVNIEAGKDDSSVVNLISVYGSLAGWRIRSNKEINHVVVLSANYDYIRNQAFFFGGQSVKANLISEFDLPKKFKLTTNVGAGPILLGAVPAFRIFNKRDYYYGMGVSVTGGGTIAFSDKICFGIHYNGGYLGTVNGDPSHYYLHAVSNELDVKIYKNLSVVGESGYFTLQGNYRDFPDVVKNYPYVRLSARYTVNFNNADRYKFQRR; encoded by the coding sequence ATGACGCTACTTCGACCTACTGCAATTAAAGCTAATGTTCTTAAGCTGCTTTTTACATTCTCGTTCGTTTTATTGTTTGCTGATACCTTTGCGCAGGTCGTGCCTGTTTTAGAGTTACCGGCAGTTGTTGACAGCACCAAAAGAAAGCGCCCGCCAATAGAACCTCCCCGCGAAAAACACTTTGGCAGAGCTGCTGCAAGTACCGGACTGGCATTGGTTACCCCGTTTTTATACAATAAGTTCATAGCCAAAAAAGATTACGCCGACATTAACCTTTCTACCATGGGGCGCAATCTTAAGCCGAGCGCCTGGGAATGGGACCGCGACCCTTTTCAAACTAACCAGTTTGGTCACCCGTATCATGGTAGCTTGTATTTCAACTCTTTCAGGGCAAATGGGTATAATTTTTATGAATCTATACCGGGCACTGTAGCCGGCACGTTGGTTTGGGAGCTACTTGCAGAAAACGAGCGACCTTCTATCAATGATGCTATTAACACTTCTTTTGGTGGTATAGTATTGGGTGAGATGACCTACCGCCTGTCTAACATGATCGTGAACAACCGTGGCCGCGGGTTCAAGCGTAATGCCAGCGAGGTGCTTGCTTTTGTGGTAAGCCCAATGAATGGCTTTAACCGTATTATCACGGGTAAGTGGGGTAAATCTACGCGCAATACCATAGAGCGCGATTCGTCAAAAGTATTGGCTGATTTTGACCTGGGCTATCGTCGGTATAATGCCGACAACCGTGGTATTTATGGGCTGTACGGACACATGAAGTTCTTATATGGCACACCTTACCAGGGTTATCGTACCCCGTTCAGTAATATAGTAGTAAATATTGAAGCCGGTAAAGATGATAGTTCTGTAGTAAACCTAATAAGTGTTTATGGCTCGTTGGCGGGATGGCGCATTCGCTCAAATAAAGAAATTAACCACGTGGTGGTACTCTCTGCTAATTATGACTACATCAGGAACCAGGCATTCTTTTTTGGAGGGCAAAGCGTTAAAGCTAACCTGATCTCAGAATTCGATTTGCCTAAAAAGTTCAAGCTGACCACCAATGTAGGTGCCGGTCCTATACTGCTTGGTGCCGTTCCGGCATTTCGTATATTCAATAAGCGCGATTATTATTATGGCATGGGAGTTTCTGTAACAGGCGGTGGTACTATTGCTTTTTCTGATAAGATCTGTTTCGGTATTCATTATAACGGTGGTTACCTCGGCACCGTAAATGGCGACCCATCCCACTACTATCTGCATGCGGTATCAAACGAGTTGGACGTTAAGATCTATAAAAACCTTTCGGTAGTTGGCGAGTCGGGTTACTTTACGCTTCAGGGCAATTACAGAGACTTTCCCGATGTAGTTAAAAACTACCCTTATGTAAGGCTATCCGCACGTTATACGGTTAATTTTAATAATGCCGACAGGTACAAATTCCAACGCCGTTAG
- a CDS encoding VOC family protein, with protein sequence MQKITPFLWFDNNAEEAINFYVSVFKDAKIGSMHKMGDKLLTASFTINGQEFMVLNGGPMFKFNESVSFFVKCADQAEVDYLWDTLTADGGQPSQCGWLKDKYGLSWQIVPQMMETVLWGPNNEGAKRAMNAMMQMSKLDMGKLQEAYNG encoded by the coding sequence ATGCAAAAAATAACACCGTTTTTATGGTTTGACAACAACGCCGAAGAAGCCATTAACTTTTATGTATCTGTTTTTAAAGATGCTAAAATTGGCAGCATGCACAAAATGGGCGATAAACTATTAACAGCATCTTTCACTATTAACGGCCAGGAATTTATGGTACTCAATGGTGGACCAATGTTTAAGTTTAACGAGTCTGTATCCTTTTTTGTTAAATGTGCAGATCAGGCGGAGGTTGATTACCTATGGGATACACTTACCGCTGATGGCGGACAGCCAAGCCAATGCGGCTGGTTAAAAGACAAGTACGGCCTGTCATGGCAAATTGTTCCGCAAATGATGGAAACGGTTTTATGGGGGCCTAATAATGAGGGGGCAAAACGCGCCATGAACGCCATGATGCAAATGAGCAAGTTGGATATGGGTAAACTACAAGAAGCATATAACGGGTAG
- a CDS encoding D-2-hydroxyacid dehydrogenase, with protein sequence MKIVVLDGYTLNPGDISWDSLMQMGDVTIYDRTPVEQVVERAKDAEAILTNKAKVTKEHIDKLPALKYIGILATGYNIIDIEAAKQRGIIVSNAPGYSTASVAQLVFAFLLEMALHVQKHSDSAKRGDWVKSADFSYWNSPLIELAGKTIGIIGFGEIGQRVADIASAFGMNVIAHSRTQRNQSHRANFAWVDLDELLTTADVVSIHCPLTQQTKGLINKESLKKMKSTALLVNTSRGPIIVDQDLADALNNGVIAGAGIDVLSVEPPPTDNPLLSAKNCLVTPHIAWATKEARLRLLEIVVSNLNAFIKGRPVNVVNK encoded by the coding sequence ATGAAAATAGTAGTACTTGACGGCTATACACTTAACCCCGGCGATATTAGTTGGGACAGTTTGATGCAAATGGGCGATGTAACCATTTATGACAGAACCCCTGTTGAGCAAGTAGTGGAACGCGCTAAAGATGCAGAGGCCATTCTGACCAACAAAGCAAAGGTTACGAAAGAGCATATTGATAAGTTGCCCGCACTTAAATACATAGGCATTTTGGCTACCGGTTATAATATTATTGATATTGAAGCTGCTAAACAAAGGGGCATTATAGTGAGCAATGCGCCCGGATACAGCACTGCGTCGGTAGCGCAACTGGTTTTTGCTTTTTTGCTGGAGATGGCCTTGCATGTGCAGAAGCACAGTGATTCTGCTAAAAGAGGCGACTGGGTTAAATCAGCTGATTTTAGTTATTGGAACTCACCGTTAATTGAACTTGCCGGTAAAACTATCGGCATTATTGGTTTTGGCGAAATTGGTCAGCGTGTGGCCGATATCGCTTCAGCATTCGGGATGAACGTAATTGCCCATAGCCGCACACAAAGAAACCAATCGCATCGCGCCAACTTTGCATGGGTTGATTTAGATGAACTGTTAACAACGGCAGATGTAGTGAGCATACATTGTCCGCTTACTCAGCAAACGAAAGGCCTGATCAACAAAGAAAGCTTGAAGAAAATGAAGTCGACCGCTCTGCTGGTAAACACATCCCGCGGACCTATTATAGTGGATCAGGATTTAGCGGATGCTTTAAACAACGGCGTTATTGCGGGAGCAGGTATTGATGTGCTTTCTGTTGAGCCGCCTCCAACTGATAACCCATTATTATCTGCCAAAAATTGTTTGGTTACACCGCATATTGCATGGGCAACTAAGGAGGCCCGCTTACGCTTGTTGGAAATTGTTGTAAGTAACCTAAACGCTTTTATAAAAGGGCGGCCTGTTAATGTAGTTAATAAGTAA
- a CDS encoding TonB-dependent receptor, translating to MKFKSLFSFFIAVIFPYFLFAGVAGSISGTLTDVKTGEKLPGGVITIAQLRLSTTTDADGKFSFTSLPSKGRYVVEARYSGYKTQVKTVDLAAGADLNFALERSIVEIREVVITGTPITSSNKSNSTSASSVSREELLTSSTNLIDALARQVPGMSQITTGGAISKPVIRGLSYNRVVTLSNGVKQQGQQWGDEHGIELDQNQADRVEVLRGAASLLYGSDAIGGVINVLDPLVPSPGKIKGEFLSSYATNNGLTNTSLMLSGNSNGFVWRGRGSYQNAGDFKTPAGYYINSGFNNTSLSGMLGLNKEWGYSHLNFSYFKNNIGFNDAEPGDQLYTDIAGGRKLDFPRQDIRHYKLALNNNFIIGNNTLKLDLGYQKNQRRELESADPALFFDLNTFSADAKYYLGEANGWQPIIGLSASNESSKNKGYEYLIPEYDQTSVGAFVYVKKSWDKNTFNAGIRFDHINNDGKQFFVEGEEKFPGFKNRFSNVSGALGFTHLFSEGVTFKANAGSAFRAPNPAELGSNGAHEGTIRYEIGNPNLKPERSYQADATLDFDGKVISGSIGVSQNYINNYIYASAVPGQQITETDEDGNTKNFDVYRYGQVNANLYGVEGSLNLHPAEFLHFDNTFSYTHAQNKTFDRPLALIPAGTIRNTLRFEPKVNGLNSFFVSVGVDNFFSQNRVDPTFETTAGGYTLLNAGIGAGFKMGKQAFKLAVSGNNLTNRRYYDALNRLRPGRLALTNPTFGVYNPGRNVTFSLFVPLNIN from the coding sequence ATGAAGTTTAAATCATTATTCAGCTTTTTTATAGCTGTAATATTCCCATATTTTTTATTTGCCGGAGTTGCAGGCTCAATAAGCGGCACATTAACAGATGTTAAAACCGGTGAGAAACTTCCCGGTGGCGTTATTACTATAGCTCAACTGCGCCTGAGTACCACTACGGATGCCGACGGCAAATTCTCTTTCACCTCACTCCCATCAAAAGGGCGTTATGTAGTTGAGGCCCGCTATTCGGGTTATAAAACGCAGGTTAAAACGGTTGATCTGGCAGCCGGCGCAGACCTTAACTTTGCTTTAGAGCGCAGTATTGTTGAAATACGCGAGGTGGTTATAACCGGCACGCCTATTACCTCAAGCAACAAAAGTAACAGTACCTCTGCCAGCAGCGTATCGCGGGAAGAGTTACTCACTTCTTCAACCAACCTGATAGATGCATTAGCCAGACAGGTGCCCGGCATGAGCCAAATAACTACAGGTGGCGCTATATCTAAGCCTGTTATCCGCGGTTTAAGTTATAATCGCGTAGTTACGCTATCTAACGGCGTAAAACAACAAGGTCAACAATGGGGCGATGAGCACGGCATTGAACTGGACCAAAATCAGGCCGACCGTGTTGAGGTGCTGCGTGGCGCTGCATCATTATTATATGGTTCAGATGCTATTGGCGGGGTTATCAACGTGCTCGACCCGCTGGTTCCATCTCCGGGAAAAATTAAAGGCGAATTTTTAAGTAGCTATGCCACCAATAACGGCTTAACCAACACATCGTTAATGCTCAGTGGTAACAGCAATGGCTTTGTATGGCGCGGCCGTGGTTCTTACCAAAACGCAGGCGACTTTAAAACTCCAGCGGGTTATTATATCAACAGTGGCTTTAACAACACCAGCTTAAGTGGTATGCTGGGGCTAAATAAAGAGTGGGGTTACTCGCATTTAAATTTCTCCTACTTTAAAAATAACATTGGCTTTAATGATGCCGAACCTGGCGACCAGCTATATACAGATATTGCAGGTGGCCGTAAGTTGGATTTCCCACGACAAGACATTCGCCATTATAAACTGGCCTTAAACAACAATTTTATTATAGGTAACAACACTTTGAAGTTGGATCTGGGTTATCAAAAAAACCAACGCAGGGAATTGGAAAGCGCAGATCCTGCTCTCTTCTTCGACCTGAATACCTTCTCGGCTGATGCTAAATATTATCTTGGTGAAGCAAACGGATGGCAGCCTATTATTGGCCTGAGCGCATCTAACGAAAGCAGTAAAAACAAAGGTTATGAGTACCTCATACCAGAGTATGACCAAACATCTGTAGGGGCTTTTGTTTATGTCAAAAAATCATGGGATAAAAATACCTTCAATGCAGGCATACGCTTTGACCATATAAATAATGATGGCAAACAATTTTTTGTTGAAGGCGAGGAAAAATTTCCGGGCTTTAAAAACAGGTTCAGCAATGTAAGCGGCGCGTTGGGCTTTACCCACTTGTTCAGCGAGGGTGTAACTTTTAAAGCCAACGCAGGCTCTGCCTTCCGCGCACCTAATCCTGCAGAGTTAGGTTCAAACGGTGCACACGAGGGTACCATACGCTATGAAATTGGCAATCCCAACTTGAAACCTGAGCGCAGCTATCAGGCAGATGCTACCTTAGATTTTGACGGAAAAGTAATTTCAGGCAGTATCGGCGTTTCCCAAAACTATATCAACAATTACATCTACGCCTCGGCAGTTCCAGGTCAGCAAATCACCGAGACCGATGAAGATGGTAATACCAAAAACTTCGATGTTTACCGTTATGGGCAGGTAAATGCTAACTTATATGGTGTTGAGGGAAGCTTAAACCTGCACCCTGCTGAGTTTTTGCACTTTGACAATACGTTCTCGTACACCCACGCGCAGAACAAAACTTTTGATCGTCCGTTGGCGTTGATCCCTGCCGGAACTATCAGGAATACCTTACGCTTTGAGCCAAAAGTAAACGGACTGAACAGCTTTTTTGTATCAGTTGGCGTGGACAACTTTTTCAGTCAAAATCGAGTTGACCCAACTTTTGAAACTACGGCAGGTGGGTATACATTGCTAAATGCAGGCATAGGTGCCGGCTTTAAAATGGGCAAACAGGCCTTTAAGTTAGCCGTGTCTGGCAACAACTTAACCAACAGGCGTTACTATGATGCGTTGAACCGCCTTCGTCCGGGCCGTTTGGCATTAACCAATCCAACTTTTGGTGTTTACAATCCTGGGCGAAATGTTACCTTCAGCTTATTTGTGCCGCTTAATATTAATTAA